The following proteins come from a genomic window of Triticum aestivum cultivar Chinese Spring chromosome 6A, IWGSC CS RefSeq v2.1, whole genome shotgun sequence:
- the LOC123130121 gene encoding RING-H2 finger protein ATL52 gives MPPPPEDHPLPRPKPKPPKPRPRPERMKPKPEPVRDQPDAVFPFPADTLACAAHCSEPCAHYGLCRPPPPSRTATVHLRPSSRLPTPLVAVSASVLAVSVVLLLVLLVCHVVRRRRRQRANAAPLPLPLHHQAAEGGPPADVAVPVPADSDSDDGVHHVWYIRTVGLDERAIAAITALVYDPDKCRALGLGGDGCAVCLAEFRGGETLRLLPRCAHAFHRGCIDTWLRAHVNCPLCRAPVRVAAGAHQTAAPGSNVSEPAANLAAAAGAGAEEAGGDGVLSTEMAVRRTASMMALPRLPWPDVSLRPLASNSAREGEMMGLAKISRALKSCEALEMAGVAVGRSASFGAAPPRLPGRSGQPATGVNADEIQR, from the coding sequence atgccgccgccgcccgaggaccaTCCCCTGCCGCGGCCAAAGCCGAAGCCTCCCAAGCCCAGGCCCAGGCCGgagaggatgaagccgaagccggaGCCGGTGCGCGACCAGCCCGACGCCGTCTTCCCGTTCCCTGCCGACACCTTGGCCTGCGCCGCGCACTGCTCAGAGCCGTGCGCCCACTACGGCCtctgccggccgccgccgccctcgcgcaCCGCCACCGTGCACCTCCGGCCCTCCTCCCGCCTCCCCACCCCGCTCGTCGCTGTATCAGCGTCCGTCCTCGCCGTGTCCGTGGTGCTCCTCCTCGTCCTGCTCGTCTGCCACGTcgtgcgccggcgccggcgccagcgcgccaacgctgcgccgctgccgctgccgctgcaccACCAGGCCGCCGAGGGGGGGCCTCCGGCCGACGTGGCGGTCCCGGTGCCGGCGGACAGCGACTCCGACGACGGGGTGCACCACGTGTGGTACATACGCACCGTGGGGCTCGACGAGCGCGCCATCGCGGCCATCACCGCGCTGGTGTACGACCCCGACAAGTGCCGCGCCCTGGGactcggcggcgacggctgcgcggTGTGCCTCGCGGAGTTCCGCGGCGGCGAGACGCTGCGCCTGCTGCCGCGCTGCGCCCACGCGTTCCACCGCGGCTGCATCGACACCTGGCTCCGCGCCCATGTCAACTGCCCGCTCTGCCGCGCTCCTGTCAGGGTCGCCGCCGGCGCGCACCAGACCGCCGCACCCGGTAGCAACGTGAGCGAGCCCGCGGCAAACCTAGCCGCGGCCGCTGGTGCTGGCGCCGAGGAGGCCGGGGGCGACGGCGTCCTGTCGACGGAGATGGCTGTGAGGCGCACCGCGTCCATGATGGCGCTCCCGAGGCTGCCGTGGCCGGACGTCTCCCTACGACCGCTGGCGTCGAACAGTGCGCGCGAGGGGGAGATGATGGGCCTAGCGAAGATCAGTAGAGCGCTGAAATCGTGCGAAGCATTGGAGATGGCCGGCGTCGCGGTAGGCAGGTCCGCGTCGTTCGGCGCGGCGCCGCCGCGTTTGCCGGGGCGGTCAGGCCAGCCGGCCACCGGCGTCAACGCCGATGAGATCCAACGTTGA